The nucleotide sequence AGTCCATGCCCACCTCGAACTCGATCAAGTTGTGCGACTGCTCTGCGAAAGAAGCCGAACAATCCTGGCCCTGCGCTACGCGGGCTATACCTGGAAGGAATCCGCGAAGCTGCTAGGAGTATCGGTCCCTGCATTGCGTAGTGCTTTCTGGAGAGACGTAACCCGAGTGAAGAGCGAACTGAAGGGTCATTCCGAGCAGCCTGCGAGTCAGGATCAGCGGGACATCACTACCAATGATCCATGTGGCTAGTCATGCAGACGTCGCAAGGCTGTCCTCATAGCGTTCGTCATCAATGTCTGACTGTGAGGGCTTACCCATCTGTTCTTCGTATGCAGCTCTTTCCTTCTTGCTTTCTCTCACGGGCAATAGTTCCGCATGGCTTGGAGGAAACACGAAGTCTTTGACAAAGTTCAGCCGGTCGATATTCAACCTCCGTCCTACAACTTCTTTGCCATGCTCCATGCAGAACTCCGAGAAGTCCTCTGCATCGATGATTTCCCTCTGTAGCTTTCCAGTCTGCACGACACGGCATTTTAACCAGCCCAGCGATATCCATCGCTGAACCTCCTCGGCCCGGATGTGCAGTGCCTCGGCAAGCGTGTATTTGGTGAACCAGTCCTGGCCCATCCTGGCGCTGGCACCCAGCCGGTGCAACATCGACCGGATGGAGCCTGGCGAACGTCTCATCGTAATGGCAACTTCTGGCAAGGGTTGGACAGCAATCAGATCCAATAGCCTCTGCTGCGTTCGTTCGGGCCACTGAACGTAGGCCCGTTTACTCACAATTCCAGACTGACGCAGAAACCTCCAGCACGCGTCTCTTGGGTTGCCGGAGACATCGACCAACTTCGTGACCAGTGCCCGAAGTTCGTTGCCAGAATCTTGCCCATGCGGCTCTGCCCGCCGGGCATTCAAGTGGATT is from Acidobacteriota bacterium and encodes:
- a CDS encoding sigma-70 family RNA polymerase sigma factor — translated: MESTVAQVSRYLDRNGVVVFSREMEGLLMTAFQRALYRRIAKLRRVETWGGTGELSHRLVDRTWAHQVHAHLELDQVVRLLCERSRTILALRYAGYTWKESAKLLGVSVPALRSAFWRDVTRVKSELKGHSEQPASQDQRDITTNDPCG